A section of the Eublepharis macularius isolate TG4126 chromosome 1, MPM_Emac_v1.0, whole genome shotgun sequence genome encodes:
- the ADAMTSL4 gene encoding ADAMTS-like protein 4, translating into MMEMTSRGRTFRQGGWGQPQLGLRQRFCLAGFSLTLSVMTVCLGQGSEKVPQRPPRQVSQDDGPGSRVLGVWSVWGSWSTCSQPCGLGVLERTRSCQSPYQRVPWAGRTEPAPRPAYAQQPPYQEEEAASPYPARPAFPLHTDRDIRPALSFHGSGSVLPLHSQVPSAVAPYSPQNRYTRHEAFPAEEIPSAQLQGSVSSRKKDSVLSREAVQRLRPQGNQLGREKLPSRASSQRPPHWDVEKVPFRHSGSARPPLRGSVPLFKPLRRDSLEAGLSPDMPRHGSQGDSGRYNWAASPTQESPDSRRSRIRELIKPGKYGYGKVPFALPLHTDTAAEGAAPRFKRHHRDRVGEPPPPPPPPPLPRGKKQKRKASRSSSHEEAAGWEKEPPVSGAAPYPVRKPKKPLAADDPAQAQVEVGAAAENGAGHGHPRVLGADSHPMGPAVPTAMKSRASGDGEPHEKTLKLAATSPEPRDGSRQPGLPMVPVGGLQQQQPPLPPTIFAFDAPHVGSQGSPISGRSTESSAPAGKEVAEDPSVLAVTGGPPSPPAQAEWRLAHQVLRNKSSTPEQNSHGMGKSHKAAAEPPERPVSRSGHLPDRAGHATRPPHGQARSRNQRQNEHRTGGRSSRLPQSLYVGQPVAPRQVEPDIWLLHRGSPIQFHARGQGPRTSLHLGTEESQWNLYYPGTETFHCEGESKQFKACKQEPCPTDRPDPRAVQCAAYNNQEFMGRLYQWEPFRDVRGTQRCELNCRPIGYRFYVRHTEKVQDGTPCEASSQDICVAGQCLVPGCDGILGSNRTLDSCGVCGGDHTTCKLVVGNFSDTDVPIGYHRILEIPAGATRIMVKEMTRSPNYLALRSRSGKSIINGNWAVNPPGHYEAAGTVFVYSRPESDRREGESLVAEGPTTEPIDVYMIFQQDNPGISYQFFVALAQPDSSAPDVPNPRQEFGALAMVSSGNPREPSTSHLRPGPLHVQNLVPARPPISSSQSGRSGVVVPPPVSSSQSGRTPGTLQRNVRVPPLPPPPPPVQQNSEVVRDFYWKRVGNTECSATCGKGFWQSIYRCASRTLQEEVGEEMCHLLPKPVVTEEACNMEPCPAYWDVGEWSACSTSCGLGSQHRQVLCRQIYANRSTMVHPQRCGQLEKPNATQACQVQVCSHWEIRTNWSSCSVLCGLGHRTRHVHCISNQGQLLSDGDCPGVHRPATSEICDMGPCVRTWFHSDWSSTCSVECGPGIQRRAVVCLSRNANGPAEENCAGNKPADMRACNGGPCQRVTRWYSGPWSPCSVDCGTGTQRRDVICVSKMGSDFNVTDASECAHLEKPPSLQSCAGTTCEARWFSTAWSACSRTCVGGVQVREVQCLTQNKTLSSLCPPDLKPVKKRSCNNQPCIPDLDENCRDKYHNCPVIVQARLCVYSYYKAVCCASCTHALERRHAGPSR; encoded by the exons GTTCCCCAGAGGCCGCCTCGGCAGGTCTCCCAAGACGACGGCCCCGGGAGCAGAGTGCTCGGGGTCTGGAGCGTGTGGGGCTCGTGGTCAACCTGCTCACAGCCCTGTGGCCTCGGGGTCTTGGAAAGGACTCGCTCCTGCCAGTCCCCTTACCAACGGGTTCCCTGGGCTGGAAGGACAGAGCCGGCGCCCCGCCCTGCCTACGCGCAACAGCCGCCGTACCAAGAAGAAGAGGCCGCCAGCCCGTACCCAGCTAGGCCGGCTTTCCCGCTCCACACAGACAGGGACATCAGGCCCGCGCTGTCTTTCCACGGCAGCGGTTCTGTCCTCCCTCTGCACAGCCAAGTCCCCTCAGCGGTTGCCCCCTACAGTCCTCAGAACCGGTACACCAGGCACGAGGCCTTCCCTGCGGAGGAGATACCCTCGGCCCAATTGCAGGGCTCTGTTTCCAGTCGCAAGAAGGACTCTGTTCTCTCTCGTGAGGCAGTTCAACGTCTAAGACCTCAGGGAAACCAGCTGGGCAGGGAAAAACTGCCCAGCCGCGCCTCTTCTCAAAGGCCACCGCACTGGGATGTGGAGAAGGTGCCCTTCAGACACAGTGGCTCGGCTCGGCCTCCTCTCCGTGGGTCTGTCCCCTTGTTCAAGCCCCTGAGGCGGGATAGCCTAGAGGCAGGTCTCAGCCCTGACATGCCCCGTCATGGCAGCCAAGGAGACAGCGGCAGATACAACTGGGCGGCATCCCCAACGCAGGAGTCCCCGGACTCTAGGAG GTCTCGAATTCGAGAGCTGATCAAGCCAGGTAAGTATGGCTATGGGAAAGTGCCGTTTGCCTTGCCCCTTCACACAGACACGGCGGCAGAGGGGGCTGCGCCCCGCTTTAAGAGGCACCACAGGGACCGAGTGGGTGAGCCTCCGCCCCCTCCGCCCCCACCGCCTCTTCCCCGGGGCAAGAAGCAGAAACGCAAAGCCAGCCGCTCTTCTTCCCATGAGGAGGCGGCCGGCTGGGAGAAGGAACCGCCAGTGTCTGGAGCTGCCCCTTATCCTGTCCGCAAACCGAAGAAGCCTCTGGCGGCAGACGACCCGGCTCAGGCCCAGGTGGAGGTTGGTGCAGCGGCAGAGAACGGAGCAGGGCATGGCCATCCACGGGTCCTGGGGGCAGATTCGCACCCCATGGGgccagctgtgcccacagccatGAAAAGCCGAGCCTCGGGGGATGGAGAGCCCCACGAGAAGACCCTGAAGCTGGCAGCAACCTCTCCAGAGCCCCGCGatggcagcaggcagccaggcctTCCCATGGTACCTGTGGGGgggctccagcagcagcagccgccactTCCCCCTACCATCTTTGCCTTTGATGCCCCCCACGTTGGTTCCCAAGGGAGCCCGATCTCTGGGAGGTCAACTGAGAGCTCAGCCCCTGCTGGAAAGGAAGTCGCAGAAGATCCCAGCGTTTTGGCAGTAACTGGggggcccccctcccctccagcacaGGCAGAGTGGCGCCTCGCACACCAGGTTTTGAGGAATAAGAGCTCCACTCCGGAGCAGAACAGCCATGGGATGGGGAAGAGCCACAAAGCCGCAGCAGAGCCCCCTGAACGTCCAGTCAGCAGATCCGGGCATTTGCCGGACAGGGCAGGGCACGCCACTCGCCCTCCTCACGGGCAAGCCAGGTCCCGCAACCAGCGGCAGAACGAGCACCGAACAGGTGGCCGCAGTTCCAGGCTGCCCCAAAGCCTTTATGTGGGCCAGCCCGTGGCTCCTCGCCAAGTTGAGCCGGACATTTGGCTGCTGCACCGAGGCAGCCCCATCCAGTTCCACGCCAGGGGCCAAGGACCGCGGACGAGCCTGCACCTGGGAACCGAAGAGTCGCAGTGGAATCTATACTATCCGGGCACAGAAACCTTCCACTGCGAGGGAGAAAGCAAGCAATTCAAGGCCTGCAAGCAAGAG CCGTGCCCAACAGATCGGCCAGACCCCCGGGCCGTGCAGTGTGCGGCGTACAACAACCAGGAATTCATGGGCCGCCTCTACCAGTGGGAGCCCTTCAGGGACG TGCGGGGCACCCAGCGCTGTGAGCTGAACTGCCGCCCCATCGGGTACCGCTTCTACGTGCGACATACAGAGAAGGTGCAAGACGGCACGCCGTGTGAGGCCTCTTCCCAGGACATCTGCGTGGCCGGGCAGTGCCTG GTCCCCGGCTGCGACGGGATACTGGGTTCAAACCGCACGTTGGACAGctgtggggtttgtggaggggaccACACCACGTGCAAGCTGGTGGTTGGCAACTTCAGTGACACCGATGTGCCTATCGGGTACCACCGCATCTTGGAGATCCCAGCGGGGGCCACCCGGATCATGGTCAAGGAGATGACCCGCAGCCCCAACTATCTGG CCCTTCGGAGTCGCAGTGGCAAATCCATCATTAATGGAAACTGGGCAGTCAACCCTCCCGGGCACTACGAGGCAGCGGGCACCGTCTTTGTGTATAGCCGGCCTGAGAGCGACAGGCGCGAGGGAGAGTCGCTAGTGGCCGAGGGACCGACCACAGAACCCATAGATGTGTAT ATGATCTTCCAGCAAGATAACCCTGGTATCTCATACCAATTCTTCGTGGCCTTGGCGCAGCCAGATAGCTCCGCTCCGGATGTCCCCAACCCTCGTCAGGAGTTCG GTGCCCTGGCCATGGTATCTTCTGGCAACCCAAGAGAACCATCCACCTCCCACCTGCGCCCAGGGCCACTGCATGTGCAAAACCTTGTCCCGGCTCGGCCCCCAATTTCATCCAGCCAATCCGGAAGGAGCGGTGTGGTCGTTCCGCCTCCAGTCTCATCCAGCCAGTCTGGTAGGACCCCTGGAACTCTGCAGCGGAATGTCCGTGTCCCacctctgccaccaccacctcctcctgtcCAGCAAAACTCAGAAGTGGTACGTGACTTCTACTGGAAACGAGTTGGCAACACCGAATGCTCGGCCACCTGCGGAAAAG GTTTCTGGCAGTCGATCTACCGCTGCGCCTCTCGCACCTTGCAAGAGGAGGTGGGAGAAGAGATGTGCCACCTTCTACCGAAGCCTGTGGTGACCGAGGAGGCCTGCAATATGGAACCCTGTCCTGCCTA CTGGGATGTGGGCGAGTGGTCGGCCTGCAGCACGTCGTGCGGCCTGGGCAGCCAACACCGCCAGGTCCTGTGTCGGCAGATCTACGCCAACCGCAGCACTATGGTGCACCCTCAGCGTTGCGGGCAGCTGGAGAAGCCCAACGCCACCCAGGCCTGCCAGGTGCAGGTCTGCAGCCACTGGGAAATCCGCACGAATTGGAGCTCG TGCTCTGTCCTCTGCGGCTTGGGCCATCGGACACGTCACGTCCACTGCATCAGCAACCAGGGTCAACTACTAAGTGACGGTGACTGCCCAGGCGTCCACCGGCCCGCGACCAGCGAGATCTGTGACATGGGCCCTTGCGTGCGCACGTGGTTCCACAGCGACTGGAGCAGCACG TGCTCGGTTGAGTGTGGCCCCGGGATCCAGCGTCGTGCCGTGGTTTGCTTGTCCAGAAATGCCAACGGGCCAGCAGAGGAGAATTGTGCAGGCAACAAGCCGGCTGACATGAGGGCATGTaatggtggcccctgccaacgaGTCACCCGCTGGTATAGTGGACCCTGGAGCCCG TGTTCAGTGGACTGTGGCACCGGCACTCAGCGGCGGGACGTCATCTGCGTCAGCAAAATGGGCTCGGACTTCAACGTGACGGATGCCTCCGAGTGCGCCCACCTGGAGAAGCCACCCTCCTTGCAGTCCTGTGCCGGGACTACCTGTGAGGCCCGCTGGTTCTCCACTGCCTGGAGCGCG TGCTCCAGGACCTGTGTGGGTGGTGTGCAAGTGCGAGAGGTGCAGTGCCTGACCCAGAACAAGACCCTCAGCAGCCTCTGCCCTCCAGATCTCAAGCCGGTCAAGAAACGGTCCTGCAACAACCAGCCCTGCATTCCAGACCTTG ATGAGAACTGCAGGGACAAATACCACAACTGCCCAGTGATCGTGCAAGCCCGCCTCTGCGTTTACTCCTACTACAAGGCGGTTTGTTGTGCCTCGTGCACACACGCCCTGGAAAGACGCCACGCTGGACCGAGCCGGTAG